The DNA sequence GCCGTCCAGGGATGGATCAGGTAGGTCGTCCACTTCTGCTGGCTGAGGAAGACCTCCCACACGGCCCCGAGGATGCCTGCCCAGGCCAGGAGGTAGAAGAGGAGATAGCGGTTGAGCCGGCCGCTGGGGTTGCGAATGTAGACGAAGATGCCGACGGCCAGGGAGCAGATGGCGAAGAGGATGCCTCCGGGAATAAAGCGCCACAGGATGTCGGAGGTGAACTCCATCGTGGGCACGGCGATCTGCAGCCTCTGATCGCCTCGCTCCACGGTGTAGACCAGTGGGGTGCCAACCCCTGCCTCCCGCACCAGGCGGCGCATCTCCCGCCAGTGTTGGCCGTTCACGGCCACGATGCGGTCCCAGGGGCGCAGCCCGGCCTGCCAGCCGGTGAAATCCTGCGGGGTGAAGGCGCTGACGATCCGGTCCGAGGTGTAGAAGAAGCCTGGAAAGGGGTCACCGATCTGATCGGCGATGGAGTAGAGGGAGGCAGCCCAGATCAGGACGGCGGCCACGATCACGCCGCCCACCACCCAGCGGGGACGCAGGGCAAGGGGGGCGGCGCCGCTTTTGCTCACCGTTTACTCCTCTCTTGAGGTAGTAGTACCTCCTTCGCCTGCCAGAACCGCGGGATCTTTATCAAGCAGTGGGGCGAGACACGCCTCGCCCTATTCGCATCCACTGAACAGCATGGGCGAGGCCCCCGCCTGTCGCTTTTCCCCTCCACGGGCGGTCGCTCCCGAAAGGGGAGGTGCGGAGGGGAAGCCCCTCCGCAGGAAAACTCCTTTTCTCGCCTTTCCCCTGCCTGGCTGGGGCTTTGGCCGGTGGCCTCCGACCCCACGGGGCAGGTGAGGGGCTGCAAATAGATTTCTTCGGAGGGGCTATCGCCCCTCCCTGGAGTTTGGCCTCTTTTATGGCACCCCTCTGTATCTTGGTATGGGTAGCGATGGGCACTGCCCTTCGCTACCCAAAGGGCCAAATGGGGGCGAGGCACGCCTCGCCCCTACCGTTTCTGCGACTTCAGCCGATACAGCATCTCCCCCGCGTGGGGCACGACCAGGATGCCCTCGTCCTCCCGGCCCATCCACTCCTCCGGGTTGATGGTGGCCGGATCCCGATAGCCCAGGTTCACCCGCTCGCAGCGCTCCTTGGGGATTCCCGTGGCCAGGGTGACCCGGATGCGCGGCTTCTCCACGCCGTTCTCATAGGTGCCGATGCCGCGCAGATGAGTGGAATGCGCCAGCACGCCCCATGGATAATCCTTGAACCGATCCCATTGCTTCAGGAAGTAATCGCGCACGTGATATCCGATCTCGTCCAGAAGCTTCCCATGGGTGTAGGAGAGTTCGGTGATGTGAGGCGCGTAGATGATCACCTCGCCTCCATCCTCCACCACGGGCTCCAATTTGTACATCCCTTTGGCCGCCGTCCAGATGTCGTCGTACATCTCAGGCATGATGGACAATACCTGGCGATAGGGCTTGTCCACATAGATGACGTGCACCTGGGCTGAGAGGTCCGCGGCCTGCTCCCAGGCCTCCTCCGGTGACCCGATGTACACCCCGGCGACCTGATCCTCCTTGACGACGAAGCTGAGGCAGAGCTTGGGCACGTCGATGAGCGAGGCCGCCCGGTTGATCACGGCTCGTACGGGCGTGTGCTTCGTGCCGATGATCTCATAGCTGGTGATCACGGCGCCCAGCCAGTGGGTGAAATTGATCAGATCCCACCCGGAGATGCCGGGGAAGAAGTACTTGTTCCCCCCGGAGAAGCCGACCACCTCGTGGGGGAACACCGGCC is a window from the Chloroflexota bacterium genome containing:
- a CDS encoding DUF2088 domain-containing protein, whose product is MVIGKGYPDRLLSESEVRELMREALDRADLAGKRVLIIVPDGTRSGPLGLFFRLFHELLWGKVAALDYLIALGTHKPMSEEAIHHRMGVTAEEMATRYAGVRVFNHHWEDPATFRDLGTIPASEIEAISRGLFVQDVPVAVNKMIFDYDQVIICGPVFPHEVVGFSGGNKYFFPGISGWDLINFTHWLGAVITSYEIIGTKHTPVRAVINRAASLIDVPKLCLSFVVKEDQVAGVYIGSPEEAWEQAADLSAQVHVIYVDKPYRQVLSIMPEMYDDIWTAAKGMYKLEPVVEDGGEVIIYAPHITELSYTHGKLLDEIGYHVRDYFLKQWDRFKDYPWGVLAHSTHLRGIGTYENGVEKPRIRVTLATGIPKERCERVNLGYRDPATINPEEWMGREDEGILVVPHAGEMLYRLKSQKR